A single window of Danaus plexippus chromosome 31, MEX_DaPlex, whole genome shotgun sequence DNA harbors:
- the LOC116778536 gene encoding dynein axonemal light chain 1-like yields MATKATTIKEAIKRWEEKTGQHAATATEVSLVFQWPPIEKMDNTLSSLVNCEKLSLSTNLIEKATGLNSLKKLRVLSLGRNYIKSFAGMECLGDTLEELWISYNLIEKLKGVNVLRNLKVLYMSNNLVKEWSEFNKLQELQNLDDLLFVGNPLYDACELEVWRSEAARRLPVLKKLDGENVLRDDGPPLIVADIEPDGGDAVETLVSAEPND; encoded by the exons atggCTACCAAAGCTACAACAATAAAAGAGGCTATAAAAAGATGGGAGGAGAAAACTGGACAACATGCTGCCACCGCAACGGAAGTTAGTTTAGTATTTCAATGGCCTCCAATAGAAAAAATGGATAATACATTATCGTCCCTTGTTAATTGCGA AAAGTTGAGTTTATCCACAAATTTGATAGAAAAAGCCACAGGTCTTAACAGTCTGAAGAAACTTCGTGTTTTGTCACTCGGTCGTAATTACATCAAATCGTTCGCTGGAATG GAATGTCTCGGCGACACGTTGGAAGAGCTCTGGATATCTTATAACTTGATAGAGAAATTAAAAGGAGTCAACGTGCTTCGGAATTTGAAGGTGCTTTATATGAGCAATAATCTGGTTAAGGAATGGAgcgaatttaataaattgcaa gAACTCCAAAACCTTGACGACCTCCTTTTTGTGGGTAATCCTCTTTACGACGCTTGTGAGCTTGAGGTGTGGCGATCTGAGGCAGCGCGTCGCCTGCCGGTGCTGAAGAAGTTAGATGGAGAGAATGTGCTAAGAGACGATGGCCCGCCGTTGATAGTTGCAGATATTGag CCGGACGGCGGAGACGCGGTCGAGACGTTAGTCAGTGCCGAACCCAATGATTAA